The nucleotide window GATGATAAACCCAGGGCGATTAAGAAAGTTGTTAATAAAATGGTGGAAACAGGTGAACTCGAATTCTGGTCTTCAGGAAGTACAACCATGTACGGCCTTAAAGGCGGTGGTATTCAGCATTCTTCCGAAGGCGAAAGTTAGAGGTTAAAAGCTTTTAGATTTCATGCAAAAGGTCTCTAAAAATGTTCCGGGTGTTGTTATTGCCGGCCTTCGGGGCGGATCAGGCAAGACCATTATCTCTTTAGGGATTGCCGGAGCATGGAAAGAAAAAGGCTATAAGGTCTCCCCATTTAAAAAGGGACCTGACTATATTGACGCCGGCTGGCTTTCAACAGCAGCCGGTCGTCCCTGTTATAATCTGGATACGTTTCTTTGTACCCCGTCCGTTGTCCAACACTCCTATTATAAAAATTCAGATAATTGTGATATCGCCGTTATTGAAGGAAATCGCGGTCTTTATGACGGTATTGATATTGATGGTTCAACATCGACTTCAGAGCTTGCAAAGCTTTTAAACCTGCCTGTCTTACTGGTCCTGGACTGTAGCAAGAGTACTCGTACAATGGCGGCTTTGCTCATGGGCTGCATGCAGTTTGATCCTGAAATTAACATTTGCGGTGTGATCCTCAACCGGGTGGCTGGCAAACGCCATGAAGGAAAGGTTCGGGCAAACATAGAACGATTTTGCAAGATTCCCGTTTTTGGTGCTGTTCCAAAATTGAAGGCAAAAGATTTTCCTGAACGGCACATGGGACTTGTGCCGTCTGATGAGCATGGTTTTTCAAATCAGGCAATCCAGGCCGCTGTTAAAGTTGCTAAAGCCAATATTGATTTGGATGAATTATATCAGGCCGTAACCGTTAAATATCAAAACCATGATTCAAAAGTGCCCCCCCTCAAGGTACATTTTTCACCTCAAATGCATCTTTCAGAAGGCAAACAAATTGATTCAGATCCTGTTACCATAGGTATTATAAGAGACTCGGCTTTTCAATTTTATTATCCCGATAACATTGATGCCTTAAGAGAGCAGGGTGCCAATATTGTTTTTATCAGTCCTTTGAATGAAACCGCTATACCAAAGGTCCATGCCATCTATATGGGCGGGGGATTTCCTGAAACCCATGCACCACAGCTTGCTCAAAATATGGCCTTTAGGGAGAATTTGAAAAGATTATCTCAACAGGGACTTCCCATTTATGCGGAATGCGGTGGGCTGATCTTTCTGGGTCAAAGCATCCGGTTAAGTGACCGTGAATATCCCATGTCCGGTATTCTCCCCATTAAATTCGGGCTTTCCATAAGGCCCCAGGGACATGGTTATACCCAAGTCAATGTTGTGAATGAAAATCCTTTTTTTAAAACCGGTGAAATTTTAAAAGGCCACGAATTCAGATATTCCAGTGTTCTGGATATTGATTATAAGGATACTGAAATGGCCTTTAAAATGGAGCGTGGCAAAGGCATTCTTGACAAAAAAGACGGTTTTTTTAAACGCAATACCTTTGGAACCTATACCCATATCCATGCGCTTGGCAGCCCTTCCTGGGCACCTGCTTTGATCAAAAAAGCCGGAGAATTTAAAGCAGCGTTTGTCCGGTAAATCATCAGATAAATATTACAATTTTTTATGTGAAATTTTTTTCAGACTAAACTTTCGAGTTTTATGCTTAGTTGTGGGCAAGCCTGGGTTAAAGAACAAGTCTTTCCATGGCAAGAGTATTCCATAAAAAAAGAGGCTTTTCATATTCTGAAAAACCTCTTTTGAAGCGTAAAAAAACGGTGTGTTGAAAAACGACTACTTTTTCTTTTTTAAGGATATGTGACATTTGGCGCAGGAAGCAGGAGCAGGTCCCTTCATTCCTTTAGGATCTCCGGCTTTTTTGTTCACGTCTTTATGGCAGACGATACAATTGCCATGCATGGCGTTTTCAAGTACCATAATGTCTTTTTTGTTCTTTTTGTCTTTGGCCATTTTTGTGTGGCATTCCGCACATCTTTGAACATTATCCCCTATTTTAAGGTCCAGAGGTTTGTTGTCCTTGTCATGGTGACAGTCACCGCATGAAATTTTATAATCCTCATTGTGCATTTTGTGGCTGAATTCAATAAATTTTGATTTAGGCGGTTGTTTTTTGCGTTTTTTGTATTGGTTGTAGTCCATTTTTATCGTGTCCGGAACATCTGTCCCGGCATACAGACCCGTGGTAATAAACATTACAGCCATACCTGCAACCAAGAGCATCATCAGCAGCTTTTTGTTCATCATTTTTTTTACTCCTTTAATAATTTTTTTGTCTTTATACCGATGATAATTGCATATCACCGATGGTTTCTTTAAATTTTTTTATTCAGCGTTTTACACCCAAGCATGTTGAAAAGTCAACCTTAAATACTTTTTCAGACTACGTATGATCATCCTGGTTTACCGTGTCTGATTGTGACAGATTATCCTGGTTTTCAGGTTCTTTTTCGTCAATTTCAGAGTTATGTTTTTTGCCGAATATTCTGGCACCAATAATGCTGATCTCATAAAGAAGCATCAACGGAAGGGCCATCATCACCTGGGTGACCACATCCGGTGGTGTGATAATTGCGGCACCCACAAAAAACAGCAACAGGGCATATTTTCTGTTCTTTTTTAAAAACGGGACTGTTACCAGACCCATCCTGGCCAAAAATGTTAAAACTAACGGCAATTCAAACACAAATCCAAATGCCAGAAGCATCTTTGAAGCAAAAGAAAGATATTCTTTCATGGATGGCATGGCATGGATGGTTTCCGTGGCAAATCCTAAAAAGAATTTAAATCCATAAGGAAAAACAACGAAATAGCCAAAAGAGGAGCCAATGGCAAAGAAGAAAACTGAGAGAATGACGATGGGTAAGAAGTATTTCTTTTCGTTTCTGTAAAGCCCCGGAGATACAAACATCCAGAATTCATAAAAAAGTACCGGAGTCGCAACAACAATCCCGGCTAGTAAGGACACTTTAAGATAAGTAAAAAATGCTTCAGGAAGCCCTGTAAAAATCATCCTGGTGTTTTCATTTTCGCCCATGGCAGTGACCAGGGGGGCGATCAGTATCTCAAATAATTTTTCCTTGAAAAAATAAGCCGCTACAAATCCAATGCCCACGGCAATAAAGGAACGAACCAGTCTATCTCTTAATTCGCCCAAATGTTCGGTAAACGGGCTTTTTTCTTCTGTACTCATATGTTAATCGTTTTTATTGTTTTCAGATGTGTTATTGTTTTTGTCCGGTTCTTTATCAGTTGTTTCTTTATCTTTTGGGATTTCATCTGTAGCTGTATCAGAATTTTTTGTTTCAACATTCTGCGAACCTTTATCCTCTTTAACTGCTGATGTCTGCTCTTTTGGATAGGTGTCTTTAAGGATTTCTTTGAGATCTGTTTTAGAGGTATTGATGTCAGTCATATCTTTGACAGTGGTTTCCACATCAATGCTGCGTTTAAAGTCCTGGGCGGATCGTTTGAATTCTCCCATGGCACGGCCAAGCGTTTTGGCAAGGTCCGGAAGCTTTTGGGGGCCTATGACAATAAGGGCTATGGCCAGAATCAACAAAATTTCAGGCATTCCAAGACCAAACATTTTTTATTTTAACTCCTTTAATGAAAATTGCCAGTTAATAAGCTTCTATTTTTACACTGAATGATGACTGGGTGTCAAGGTAAGGATCAATAACCGGGGAAAGGAGGCTGCCTTATTTGCCCTGCTTGTTGTATTGCCTGCCACTGTCATGCTTCCTGTAAGGTTTGTGTTTGCCTTTAAAGGGTTTTTTCTTTTTAACCGCCTGTTTTAAATGATATTTTTTCTTTGGTTTGGGAAGTGGTTTGTCCAGTGCCTCGGACGGATACTCACAGACTATTTTATTTCCCAGCACCTCTTCTATTTTTGGTATGAAAAACGAACTCATTTCATCAGCAAAACTGATGGATATCCCTTTTGCTCCGGCCCTTCCGGTTCTTCCGATTCTATGAATATAGTGTTCCGGCTCATGGGGAAGATCATAGTTAATAACATGGCTGATATTTTCAATATGCAATCCACGGGCAGCCACGTCTGTTGCAACTAAAATATTAATTCTGCCGGTTTTAAAATTTTCAAGAACTTTAAATCGTTTGTCCTGGGAGATGTCCCCTGAAAGTACACTGCATTTTTGGCCGTACCGGTCAAGTTTTTCCGACACAATTCTTGCGGTATCTTTACGGTTTACAAACAAGATAACCCGTTTTAACTGCTCGTTGTTGATCAGGTTATAGACATGCTTGAATTTGTCGGTTTCCGTGCTGATATAAACAATCTGCTGGATACTGTCGGCTGCCGCCTGATCAGGATCTATTTCAATTTGAACCTTGTTTTCAGTGGTCCAGCTTTGGGCAAGTCTCAATACATCCGGTGTTAAGGTTGCAGAAAAGAACAGGGTCTGCCGCTTATTTTTGTGGGGTGTTTTTAAAATAATTCTGCGGACATCCGGAATAAATCCCATGTCCAGCATTCGATCAGCTTCATCAATTACGATAATTTCAACCTTGGAAGGGTTGATAAGGCCTTTGCTCATGAAATCAATGAGACGGCCGGGAGTAGCAACAATTATATCAACCGGTTTTTCTTTGAGCTGCGTTTGCTGTTTTTGATATCCGGTTCCACCAAAAATTGATACGATTTTTAAATTGGTATATCGGGCAAGGTCATTGAAATCCTTTTCAATCTGATAAACCAGCTCTCTTGTGGGTGCAAGGATCAAAGCCCTTGGGCTTCCTTTTTTATTTTTAAAGGACTTTTTGATGAATGCAGCTAAAATAGTTATGATGAAACTGGCACTTTTTCCTGTCCCGGTCTGGGCCTTGGCCGTGGCATCTTTTCCTTCCAGGGTATGGGGCATCAGCTTTGCTTGAATCGGCGTACAATATTCGAACTTTAAATCTGCAATGGCACGCATGACACTCAATGGCAGACCAAGATCATGAAATCGTGTTTCCCCTTCCCGGGGTTCTACTGGAAAATTATTGACGGACCATTTTTTTTTGGGGGGTTTAGGCGGACGTTTGTTGTTTGGTTCTGTTTCAGGCGAAGGTTTTGTTTCTGCTTTAGGCCTGGGAGTTGGTTGAACAGAAGGTGATTTGATTTGGGGCTTTTTGCTGAAAAGCTTTTTTAAAAATAGAAAAAATTGTTTCAATCGTTACTTTCTTTGTATGAGTTAAAATGTTAATTGTCTGATACCAATGGTTTTTAACAGACAGCCAGTTGTTTGTGAAGTTAAAATTATTAAAAAGCAAATTTATTATAAAGTTTATCCTCCTGCGACAAGGGGCAGCAGTTGAAT belongs to Desulfobacula toluolica Tol2 and includes:
- a CDS encoding dissimilatory sulfite reductase D family protein — encoded protein: MSELLDNTEAATKAVVDWLTKKAKTKSKFYIKDFYKIFPDDKPRAIKKVVNKMVETGELEFWSSGSTTMYGLKGGGIQHSSEGES
- a CDS encoding cobyrinate a,c-diamide synthase; translation: MQKVSKNVPGVVIAGLRGGSGKTIISLGIAGAWKEKGYKVSPFKKGPDYIDAGWLSTAAGRPCYNLDTFLCTPSVVQHSYYKNSDNCDIAVIEGNRGLYDGIDIDGSTSTSELAKLLNLPVLLVLDCSKSTRTMAALLMGCMQFDPEINICGVILNRVAGKRHEGKVRANIERFCKIPVFGAVPKLKAKDFPERHMGLVPSDEHGFSNQAIQAAVKVAKANIDLDELYQAVTVKYQNHDSKVPPLKVHFSPQMHLSEGKQIDSDPVTIGIIRDSAFQFYYPDNIDALREQGANIVFISPLNETAIPKVHAIYMGGGFPETHAPQLAQNMAFRENLKRLSQQGLPIYAECGGLIFLGQSIRLSDREYPMSGILPIKFGLSIRPQGHGYTQVNVVNENPFFKTGEILKGHEFRYSSVLDIDYKDTEMAFKMERGKGILDKKDGFFKRNTFGTYTHIHALGSPSWAPALIKKAGEFKAAFVR
- a CDS encoding cytochrome c3 family protein is translated as MMNKKLLMMLLVAGMAVMFITTGLYAGTDVPDTIKMDYNQYKKRKKQPPKSKFIEFSHKMHNEDYKISCGDCHHDKDNKPLDLKIGDNVQRCAECHTKMAKDKKNKKDIMVLENAMHGNCIVCHKDVNKKAGDPKGMKGPAPASCAKCHISLKKKK
- the tatC gene encoding twin-arginine translocase subunit TatC, with amino-acid sequence MSTEEKSPFTEHLGELRDRLVRSFIAVGIGFVAAYFFKEKLFEILIAPLVTAMGENENTRMIFTGLPEAFFTYLKVSLLAGIVVATPVLFYEFWMFVSPGLYRNEKKYFLPIVILSVFFFAIGSSFGYFVVFPYGFKFFLGFATETIHAMPSMKEYLSFASKMLLAFGFVFELPLVLTFLARMGLVTVPFLKKNRKYALLLFFVGAAIITPPDVVTQVMMALPLMLLYEISIIGARIFGKKHNSEIDEKEPENQDNLSQSDTVNQDDHT
- a CDS encoding twin-arginine translocase TatA/TatE family subunit; this translates as MFGLGMPEILLILAIALIVIGPQKLPDLAKTLGRAMGEFKRSAQDFKRSIDVETTVKDMTDINTSKTDLKEILKDTYPKEQTSAVKEDKGSQNVETKNSDTATDEIPKDKETTDKEPDKNNNTSENNKND
- a CDS encoding DEAD/DEAH box helicase, whose amino-acid sequence is MKQFFLFLKKLFSKKPQIKSPSVQPTPRPKAETKPSPETEPNNKRPPKPPKKKWSVNNFPVEPREGETRFHDLGLPLSVMRAIADLKFEYCTPIQAKLMPHTLEGKDATAKAQTGTGKSASFIITILAAFIKKSFKNKKGSPRALILAPTRELVYQIEKDFNDLARYTNLKIVSIFGGTGYQKQQTQLKEKPVDIIVATPGRLIDFMSKGLINPSKVEIIVIDEADRMLDMGFIPDVRRIILKTPHKNKRQTLFFSATLTPDVLRLAQSWTTENKVQIEIDPDQAAADSIQQIVYISTETDKFKHVYNLINNEQLKRVILFVNRKDTARIVSEKLDRYGQKCSVLSGDISQDKRFKVLENFKTGRINILVATDVAARGLHIENISHVINYDLPHEPEHYIHRIGRTGRAGAKGISISFADEMSSFFIPKIEEVLGNKIVCEYPSEALDKPLPKPKKKYHLKQAVKKKKPFKGKHKPYRKHDSGRQYNKQGK